A genomic window from Pecten maximus chromosome 6, xPecMax1.1, whole genome shotgun sequence includes:
- the LOC117329038 gene encoding glutenin, high molecular weight subunit DX5-like isoform X1 codes for MLYLTATNEKCSHYPVDINSLTDLYTDGDSYNDGSGSQHDEDNSSHENEQPRLSTQGEQPRLSTQGEQPRLSTQGQPRLSTQGEQTRLSTQGQPRLSTQGQQPRLSTQGEKSWLSTQGQPRLSTQGEQPRLSTQGEQPRLSTQGEQPRLSTQGQPRLSTQGEQPRAPEEFQLWPPQGAKANSPTQGKQSGSPQVADQAWPPQKDLTNVLEAGHQEQLLQQCSHEVKGGDKDLARQFLTRLKNNTKLLSSHCGVIVRRVGVLIMDVGHYLL; via the coding sequence ATGTTGTATTTAACAGCTACAAATGAGAAATGCTCACATTATCCTGTTGACATCAACTCTCTCACAGACCTCTACACTGACGGAGATAGTTATAATGATGGTTCTGGTAGTCAACACGATGAGGATAATTCTTCTCATGAGAATGAACAACCGAGGCTATCTACACAAGGAGAGCAACCAAGGCTATCTACACAAGGAGAGCAACCAAGGCTATCTACACAAGGACAACCAAGGCTATCTACACAAGGAGAGCAAACAAGGCTATCTACACAAGGACAACCAAGGCTATCTACACAAGGACAGCAACCAAGGCTATCTACACAAGGAGAGAAATCATGGCTATCTACACAAGGACAACCAAGGCTATCTACACAAGGAGAGCAACCAAGGCTATCTACACAAGGAGAGCAACCAAGGCTATCTACACAAGGAGAGCAACCAAGGCTATCTACACAAGGACAACCAAGGCTATCTACACAAGGAGAGCAACCAAGAGCACCAGAAGAATTTCAACTATGGCCTCCACAAGGAGCTAAAGCAAACTCACCAACACAAGGAAAACAATCAGGATCTCCGCAAGTAGCTGATCAAGCATGGCCTCCACAAAAAGATTTAACAAATGTGTTAGAGGCAGGGCATCAAGAACAACTGTTGCAGCAGTGTTCACATGAGGTTAAAGGAGGGGATAAAGATCTAGCCAGACAGTTCCTAACCCGTCTCAAGAACAACACTAAATTACTTTCATCACACTGTGGTGTTATAGTGCGCAGGGTAGGTGTCCTTATCATGGATGTGGGACATTACTTATTATGA
- the LOC117329038 gene encoding uncharacterized protein LOC117329038 isoform X2: MRNAHIILLTSTLSQTSTLTEIVIMMVLVVNTMRIILLMRMNNRGYLHKESNQGYLHKESNQGYLHKDNQGYLHKESKQGYLHKDNQGYLHKDSNQGYLHKERNHGYLHKDNQGYLHKESNQGYLHKESNQGYLHKESNQGYLHKDNQGYLHKESNQEHQKNFNYGLHKELKQTHQHKENNQDLRK, translated from the coding sequence ATGAGAAATGCTCACATTATCCTGTTGACATCAACTCTCTCACAGACCTCTACACTGACGGAGATAGTTATAATGATGGTTCTGGTAGTCAACACGATGAGGATAATTCTTCTCATGAGAATGAACAACCGAGGCTATCTACACAAGGAGAGCAACCAAGGCTATCTACACAAGGAGAGCAACCAAGGCTATCTACACAAGGACAACCAAGGCTATCTACACAAGGAGAGCAAACAAGGCTATCTACACAAGGACAACCAAGGCTATCTACACAAGGACAGCAACCAAGGCTATCTACACAAGGAGAGAAATCATGGCTATCTACACAAGGACAACCAAGGCTATCTACACAAGGAGAGCAACCAAGGCTATCTACACAAGGAGAGCAACCAAGGCTATCTACACAAGGAGAGCAACCAAGGCTATCTACACAAGGACAACCAAGGCTATCTACACAAGGAGAGCAACCAAGAGCACCAGAAGAATTTCAACTATGGCCTCCACAAGGAGCTAAAGCAAACTCACCAACACAAGGAAAACAATCAGGATCTCCGCAAGTAG